A genomic region of Paramormyrops kingsleyae isolate MSU_618 chromosome 19, PKINGS_0.4, whole genome shotgun sequence contains the following coding sequences:
- the mep1a.2 gene encoding meprin A subunit alpha isoform X3 has translation MRYKQRKNADKYEITEQYQPLPAWQSEKGYIKKSPLVHAIPAVFGNDVDSGELREDILEINLESERALFEGDIAGDPKRNALLDETSRWKFPIPYILTDSLDLNAKGVILQAFETYRLKSCVDFKPYNGEETYLSFTKLDGCWSFVGDLHEGQNVSIGDRCDTRAIVEHELLHALGFYHEQSRSDRDDYVKIWWDQIIPGKEHNFNKYADDVITDLNTPYDYESIMHYRPLSFNKNATVPTITTTIQAFSDIIGQRLDFSAIDLVKLNRMYNCTDTYTLLDQCSFELINICGMIQNEQDDADWVQTLSSPGTEDQTLVGQCKDAGYFMYFDTSEAEVGKSAMLESRILYPKRNQQCLQFFYKMTGTTADNLVIWMKTDDGTGNVRKMKKVYTIQGGSSETWKIAHVTLNGKDKFRYIFQGIVGSNKMDGGIYIDDISLTETPCPSTTWQLSNFTHILQTSPTGHNITSERFYSAEGYAYGVRVYPNGKDSSTQGYLGVYFHLCSGENDGVLEWPAQNRQVTVTAMDQDPDVKLRMSSSRSFTSDNTWVKPITNGEWDDSCECFRSQEFGWSTFISHQQLLRRNFLKNNNLILSIDFNDLTKLIRSEVQVSLKSTETVKEIQEGPGISDRSFAETPKLRVARSASGSPCQPNPCRNGGACVDRHGKAVCRCASGKAIFYTGMSCETQRISGDIHSIS, from the exons ATGAG ATATAAGCAAAGGAAGAATGCTGACAAGTATGAGATCACAGAGCAGTACCAGCCTCTGCCAGCATGGCAAAGTGAGAAGGGTTACATAAAAAAATCGCCTCTG GTGCATGCCATTCCAGCTGTTTTTG GAAATGATGTTGATTCTGGAGAGCTTCGAGAAGATATTCTGGAAATCAATCTTG AATCGGAAAGAGCATTGTTTGAAGGGGATATTGCAGGTGAT cCAAAAAGAAATGCACTTCTGGATGAGACATCAAGGTGGAAGTTTCCGATTCCCTACATTTTAACAGACTCTTTGG aTTTGAATGCAAAAGGTGTGATTCTTCAAGCATTTGAGACGTATCGCCTGAAATCCTGTGTGGACTTCAAGCCCTACAATGGAGAGGAGACCTACCTTTCCTTCACCAAGCTGGATGG ATGTTGGTCATTTGTGGGGGACTTACATGAGGGCCAGAATGTCTCAATTGGTGACAGATGTGACACCAGGGCAATTGTTGAACATGAGCTTCTTCATGCCCTGGGGTTTTACCATGAACAGTCGAGGTCTGATCGGGATGACTACGTGAAAATCTGGTGGGACCAAATCATACCTG GGAAGGAACACAACTTTAACAAGTATGCAGATGACGTCATCACTGACCTGAACACGCCATACGATTATGAGTCAATAATGCATTACAGGCCACTGTCCTTCAACAAGAATGCCACTGTGCCTACCATCACTACTACCATCCAGGCATTCAGTGACATAATTGGACAACGCCTAGACTTCAGTGCCATCGACCTGGTCAAACTGAATCGCATGTACAACTGCA CTGATACATATACCTTGCTGGACCAGTGTTCATTTGAACTGATAAACATCTGTGGCATGATCCAGAATGAGCAAGATGATGCAGACTGGGTTCAAACTCTAAGCAGCCCAGGGACAGAAGACCAAACCCTTGTGGGTCAGTGTAAAG acGCTGGCTATTTCATGTACTTTGACACCTCTGAAGCAGAAGTGGGAAAGAGCGCTATGCTGGAATCTCGTATCCTCTACCCCAAAAGAAACCAACAGTGCCTTCAGTTCTTTTACAAGATGACAGGAACCACTGCTGATAATCTGGTCATCTGGATGAAAACAGACGATGGGACTGGAAATGTCCGTAAAATGAAAAAAGTCTATACCATCCAAG GTGGTAGCAGTGAAACATGGAAAATTGCTCATGTGACCTTGAATGGAAAAGACAAATTCCGCTACATCTTCCAGGGCATAGTGGGATCAAACAAGATGGATGGTGGAATTTACATTGATGACATCTCCCTCACTGAAACCCCGTGTCCCAGTACCACCTGGCAGCTAAGCAACTTCACACACATTCTCCAAACCAGTCCTACTGGACACAACATCACAAGTGAACGGTTTTATAGTGCAGAGGGCTATGCCTATGGGGTTCGTGTCTACCCTAATGGCAAGGACAGCTCCACGCAGGGCTACCTAGGTGTATACTTCCATCTTTGCAGTGGGGAAAATGATGGGGTGCTGGAGTGGCCTGCACAGAACAGGCAGGTCACCGTCACTGCTATGGACCAAGACCCTGATGTGAAACTAAGAATGTCTTCCAGCAGGAGCTTTACAAGCG ATAACACGTGGGTCAAACCAATCACTAACGGAGAGTGGGATGACTCCTGTGAGTGCTTCAGAAGTCAGGAATTTGGATGGAGCACCTTCATCTCACATCAGCAGCTACTGAGGAGAAATTTCCTTAAAAACAACAACCTTATACTGTCCATTGACTTTAATG atttgACAAAATTGATTAGGTCTGAAGTCCAGGTCAGTCTGAAATCTACTGAGACAGTGAAGGAGATCCAGGAAGGACCCGGCATATCTGACAGAAGCTTTGCTGAAACGCCCAAACTCCGTGTGGCCAGGTCGGCTTCGGGCAGCCCTTGTCAGCCTAATCCCTGTCGCAATGGAGGAGCTTGTGTAGACAGACATGGGAAAGCAGTCTGCAG
- the LOC111856784 gene encoding adhesion G protein-coupled receptor F5-like, with protein sequence MARCLESIPVEPHPSWHQCTHFHKKAPSFLNVLFSLLLYFSLKNLNEITVPVFLEELKNTTENLQNEIENSTATISAIVDILSRISAITQTINSDVMTNVLKTVTILVSDQSDKSWAELNSDTKTQNTSSALLESVEKIAENLLSDSFKISTKNIELSKTTFTSTFSTSLNSSQIFIPRQGLPINTGITVIVFTTLEFVLPPRSTGNRKNDSINGIVMLVYVNETINNISMTFDKISKTKGNNQCVFWNFKLFQGIGGWDATGCELQSETNDSITCSCNHLTSFSMLMSPFVPESIEVALNYITYFGVGISMGCLVLCLIIEAFVWRVVTKNSTSHMRHVAIVNIALSLLIADIWFIIGAAVSDVGQSTPKNACSAATFFIHFFYLALFFWMLISALFLFYRTMMVFSRMSKRTMMAIAFMVGYGAPFIIAIITIAVTAPKNGYFRQDDACWLNWYQTDALLSFVIPALIIVVVNLLILIVVLYKLLMRGVGENRQSEEKNALVVIARCVAVLTPIFGITWGLGVGTMVAPANPGVHIAFSVLNSLQGFFILIFGTLLDSSVRTAIMGKILFLPKTCNRIRSTGAGASSWAAHFRRGRKNFYNVSEATSSSQSSESFINL encoded by the exons ATGGCAAGATGTTTAGAATCCATCCCTGTAGAGCCACATCCCAGCTGGCATCAGTGCACACACTTCCACAAAAAAGCTCCATCATTTTTGAATGTCCTCTTTTCTTTGCTCCTCTATTTCTCCCTGAAGAACCTCAATGAGATAACTGTACCAGTGTTTTTGGAAGAACTGAAAAACACCACAGAAAACCTTCAAAACGAAATAGAGAATTCAACTGCCACTATTTCTGCTATTGTCGACATTCTGAGCAGAATTTCTGCCATTACACAAACCATCAACAGTGACGTGATGACA aatgttttgaaaacagtgACAATTTTAGTTTCAGACCAATCTGACAAATCCTGGGCAGAACTGAACAGCGATACCAAAACCCAAAATACAAGCTCTGCTTTGCTGGAATCAGTAGAAAAAATTGCAGAAAATCTTTTAAGTGACTCCTTTAAAATAAGTACAAAAAACATTGAGTTAAGCAAAACAACATTTACAAGCACTTTCAGTACAAGTTTGAACTCATCTCAGATATTCATCCCAAGACAAGGTCTTCCCATCAACACGGGTATCACAGTTATCGTCTTTACGACTCTTGAGTTTGTCTTACCTCCACGGAGCACTGGAAACAGAAAGAATGACTCCATCAATGGAATTGTCATGTTAGTTTATGTAAATGAAACCATTAATAACATTTCAATGACGTTCGACAAAATAAGtaaaacaaaaggaaacaaCCAGTGTGTTTTTTGGAACTTCAAACTTTTTCAAGGCATTGGAGGCTGGGACGCTACTGGATGTGAACTGCAATCTGAAACGAATGACAGCATCACCTGTTCCTGTAACCACCTGACTTCCTTTTCGATGTTAATGTCACCTTTTGTACCTGAATCCATTGAGGTTGCTCTAAATTACATCACGTACTTTGGAGTCGGCATATCAATGGGATGCCTGGTCTTATGCCTTATAATTGAAGCATTTGTATGGAGAGTTGTCACTAAGAACAGCACGTCACACATGCGACACGTCGCTATAGTGAACATTGCTCTGTCTCTGCTGATTGCTGACATATGGTTCATCATTGGAGCAGCAGTGTCAGACGTAGGCCAGAGCACACCGAAGAATGCATGCAGTGCTGCAACCTTCTTCATTCACTTCTTTTACCTTGCCTTGTTCTTCTGGATGCTGATCTCAGCTCTCTTCCTCTTCTACCGTACCATGATGGTTTTCTCCCGCATGTCAAAGCGCACTATGATGGCCATTGCCTTCATGGTGGGTTACGGAGCACCATTCATCATTGCTATAATCACCATTGCAGTCACTGCTCCCAAAAATGGCTACTTTAGGCAAGATGATGCATGTTGGCTGAACTGGTACCAGACTGATGCCCTCTTGTCATTTGTGATTCCGGCCTTGATCATTGTTGTTGTGAACCTGTTGATTCTAATTGTGGTTCTATATAAACTACTGATGAGGGGTGTTGGTGAGAACCGTCAGTCTGAGGAGAAGAATGCTCTGGTGGTCATCGCAAGGTGTGTCGCTGTTTTAACTCCCATCTTTGGCATCACCTGGGGACTTGGCGTAGGGACCATGGTGGCACCTGCTAATCCCGGAGTCCACATTGCATTTTCAGTCCTCAATTCACTTCAG ggattcttcattttaatatttggGACTCTCCTAGACAGCAGT GTTCGAACAGCCATCATGGGAAAAATTTTGTTTCTGCCAAAAACATGTAACAGAATAAGG AGTACAGGTGCAGGTGCATCTTCTTGGGCTGCCCATTTTAGAAGAGGAAGAAAAA ACTTCTACAATGTTTCAGAAGCTACAAGTTCAAGCCAGTCATCAGAATCATTCAttaatttgtaa
- the mep1a.2 gene encoding meprin A subunit alpha isoform X1: protein MRYKQRKNADKYEITEQYQPLPAWQSEKGYIKKSPLVHAIPAVFGNDVDSGELREDILEINLESERALFEGDIAGDPKRNALLDETSRWKFPIPYILTDSLDLNAKGVILQAFETYRLKSCVDFKPYNGEETYLSFTKLDGCWSFVGDLHEGQNVSIGDRCDTRAIVEHELLHALGFYHEQSRSDRDDYVKIWWDQIIPGKEHNFNKYADDVITDLNTPYDYESIMHYRPLSFNKNATVPTITTTIQAFSDIIGQRLDFSAIDLVKLNRMYNCTDTYTLLDQCSFELINICGMIQNEQDDADWVQTLSSPGTEDQTLVGQCKDAGYFMYFDTSEAEVGKSAMLESRILYPKRNQQCLQFFYKMTGTTADNLVIWMKTDDGTGNVRKMKKVYTIQGGSSETWKIAHVTLNGKDKFRYIFQGIVGSNKMDGGIYIDDISLTETPCPSTTWQLSNFTHILQTSPTGHNITSERFYSAEGYAYGVRVYPNGKDSSTQGYLGVYFHLCSGENDGVLEWPAQNRQVTVTAMDQDPDVKLRMSSSRSFTSDNTWVKPITNGEWDDSCECFRSQEFGWSTFISHQQLLRRNFLKNNNLILSIDFNDLTKLIRSEVQVSLKSTETVKEIQEGPGISDRSFAETPKLRVARSASGSPCQPNPCRNGGACVDRHGKAVCRCASGKAIFYTGMSCETQRISGGMAGVLIGGVAGALVFAVIITVITRRQAHKPGL from the exons ATGAG ATATAAGCAAAGGAAGAATGCTGACAAGTATGAGATCACAGAGCAGTACCAGCCTCTGCCAGCATGGCAAAGTGAGAAGGGTTACATAAAAAAATCGCCTCTG GTGCATGCCATTCCAGCTGTTTTTG GAAATGATGTTGATTCTGGAGAGCTTCGAGAAGATATTCTGGAAATCAATCTTG AATCGGAAAGAGCATTGTTTGAAGGGGATATTGCAGGTGAT cCAAAAAGAAATGCACTTCTGGATGAGACATCAAGGTGGAAGTTTCCGATTCCCTACATTTTAACAGACTCTTTGG aTTTGAATGCAAAAGGTGTGATTCTTCAAGCATTTGAGACGTATCGCCTGAAATCCTGTGTGGACTTCAAGCCCTACAATGGAGAGGAGACCTACCTTTCCTTCACCAAGCTGGATGG ATGTTGGTCATTTGTGGGGGACTTACATGAGGGCCAGAATGTCTCAATTGGTGACAGATGTGACACCAGGGCAATTGTTGAACATGAGCTTCTTCATGCCCTGGGGTTTTACCATGAACAGTCGAGGTCTGATCGGGATGACTACGTGAAAATCTGGTGGGACCAAATCATACCTG GGAAGGAACACAACTTTAACAAGTATGCAGATGACGTCATCACTGACCTGAACACGCCATACGATTATGAGTCAATAATGCATTACAGGCCACTGTCCTTCAACAAGAATGCCACTGTGCCTACCATCACTACTACCATCCAGGCATTCAGTGACATAATTGGACAACGCCTAGACTTCAGTGCCATCGACCTGGTCAAACTGAATCGCATGTACAACTGCA CTGATACATATACCTTGCTGGACCAGTGTTCATTTGAACTGATAAACATCTGTGGCATGATCCAGAATGAGCAAGATGATGCAGACTGGGTTCAAACTCTAAGCAGCCCAGGGACAGAAGACCAAACCCTTGTGGGTCAGTGTAAAG acGCTGGCTATTTCATGTACTTTGACACCTCTGAAGCAGAAGTGGGAAAGAGCGCTATGCTGGAATCTCGTATCCTCTACCCCAAAAGAAACCAACAGTGCCTTCAGTTCTTTTACAAGATGACAGGAACCACTGCTGATAATCTGGTCATCTGGATGAAAACAGACGATGGGACTGGAAATGTCCGTAAAATGAAAAAAGTCTATACCATCCAAG GTGGTAGCAGTGAAACATGGAAAATTGCTCATGTGACCTTGAATGGAAAAGACAAATTCCGCTACATCTTCCAGGGCATAGTGGGATCAAACAAGATGGATGGTGGAATTTACATTGATGACATCTCCCTCACTGAAACCCCGTGTCCCAGTACCACCTGGCAGCTAAGCAACTTCACACACATTCTCCAAACCAGTCCTACTGGACACAACATCACAAGTGAACGGTTTTATAGTGCAGAGGGCTATGCCTATGGGGTTCGTGTCTACCCTAATGGCAAGGACAGCTCCACGCAGGGCTACCTAGGTGTATACTTCCATCTTTGCAGTGGGGAAAATGATGGGGTGCTGGAGTGGCCTGCACAGAACAGGCAGGTCACCGTCACTGCTATGGACCAAGACCCTGATGTGAAACTAAGAATGTCTTCCAGCAGGAGCTTTACAAGCG ATAACACGTGGGTCAAACCAATCACTAACGGAGAGTGGGATGACTCCTGTGAGTGCTTCAGAAGTCAGGAATTTGGATGGAGCACCTTCATCTCACATCAGCAGCTACTGAGGAGAAATTTCCTTAAAAACAACAACCTTATACTGTCCATTGACTTTAATG atttgACAAAATTGATTAGGTCTGAAGTCCAGGTCAGTCTGAAATCTACTGAGACAGTGAAGGAGATCCAGGAAGGACCCGGCATATCTGACAGAAGCTTTGCTGAAACGCCCAAACTCCGTGTGGCCAGGTCGGCTTCGGGCAGCCCTTGTCAGCCTAATCCCTGTCGCAATGGAGGAGCTTGTGTAGACAGACATGGGAAAGCAGTCTGCAG
- the LOC140577631 gene encoding adhesion G protein-coupled receptor F5 produces MVRDSSATTRIELDYDINIEVTVSDIAVINDLRNLLATTPFPYPLTDTIELTGVNLTTVCYPNGPGFQCMCEEQFAWLNDSCVAYTPCDDIINGTCRCINGIPADGQFCQLTPNSTTVGLTMQNITSTDAATTYTAVSSGAYS; encoded by the exons ATGGTACGGGATTCCAGTGCAA ctaccagaattgaattggactatgacattaacattgaggtgaccgtgtcagatatcgcagtgataaatgatctgaggaacctgcttgcaacaacaccattcccatatccactgactgataccattgaattaactggggtgaacttaacaacag tttgttACCCGAATGGTCctggattccagtgcatgtgtgaagaaCAGTTTGCCTGGTTGAACGACAGCTGtgttgcgtacaccccttgtgatgacatcattaatggcacatgcagatgcatcaacggaataccggccgatggacagttCTGCCAACTAACGCCAA ATTCTACCACAGTGGGGCTCACAATGCAGAATATAACATCTACCG ATGCTGCCACCACCTACACTGCTGTGTCATCTGGTGCGTACAGCTGA
- the mep1a.2 gene encoding meprin A subunit alpha isoform X2, which translates to MGSFSSPLMTIVFITLLCHLEVHAIPAVFGNDVDSGELREDILEINLESERALFEGDIAGDPKRNALLDETSRWKFPIPYILTDSLDLNAKGVILQAFETYRLKSCVDFKPYNGEETYLSFTKLDGCWSFVGDLHEGQNVSIGDRCDTRAIVEHELLHALGFYHEQSRSDRDDYVKIWWDQIIPGKEHNFNKYADDVITDLNTPYDYESIMHYRPLSFNKNATVPTITTTIQAFSDIIGQRLDFSAIDLVKLNRMYNCTDTYTLLDQCSFELINICGMIQNEQDDADWVQTLSSPGTEDQTLVGQCKDAGYFMYFDTSEAEVGKSAMLESRILYPKRNQQCLQFFYKMTGTTADNLVIWMKTDDGTGNVRKMKKVYTIQGGSSETWKIAHVTLNGKDKFRYIFQGIVGSNKMDGGIYIDDISLTETPCPSTTWQLSNFTHILQTSPTGHNITSERFYSAEGYAYGVRVYPNGKDSSTQGYLGVYFHLCSGENDGVLEWPAQNRQVTVTAMDQDPDVKLRMSSSRSFTSDNTWVKPITNGEWDDSCECFRSQEFGWSTFISHQQLLRRNFLKNNNLILSIDFNDLTKLIRSEVQVSLKSTETVKEIQEGPGISDRSFAETPKLRVARSASGSPCQPNPCRNGGACVDRHGKAVCRCASGKAIFYTGMSCETQRISGGMAGVLIGGVAGALVFAVIITVITRRQAHKPGL; encoded by the exons ATGGGCTCCTTCAGCTCGCCGTTAATGACGATAGTTTTCATCACTCTGCTCTGTCACCTAGAG GTGCATGCCATTCCAGCTGTTTTTG GAAATGATGTTGATTCTGGAGAGCTTCGAGAAGATATTCTGGAAATCAATCTTG AATCGGAAAGAGCATTGTTTGAAGGGGATATTGCAGGTGAT cCAAAAAGAAATGCACTTCTGGATGAGACATCAAGGTGGAAGTTTCCGATTCCCTACATTTTAACAGACTCTTTGG aTTTGAATGCAAAAGGTGTGATTCTTCAAGCATTTGAGACGTATCGCCTGAAATCCTGTGTGGACTTCAAGCCCTACAATGGAGAGGAGACCTACCTTTCCTTCACCAAGCTGGATGG ATGTTGGTCATTTGTGGGGGACTTACATGAGGGCCAGAATGTCTCAATTGGTGACAGATGTGACACCAGGGCAATTGTTGAACATGAGCTTCTTCATGCCCTGGGGTTTTACCATGAACAGTCGAGGTCTGATCGGGATGACTACGTGAAAATCTGGTGGGACCAAATCATACCTG GGAAGGAACACAACTTTAACAAGTATGCAGATGACGTCATCACTGACCTGAACACGCCATACGATTATGAGTCAATAATGCATTACAGGCCACTGTCCTTCAACAAGAATGCCACTGTGCCTACCATCACTACTACCATCCAGGCATTCAGTGACATAATTGGACAACGCCTAGACTTCAGTGCCATCGACCTGGTCAAACTGAATCGCATGTACAACTGCA CTGATACATATACCTTGCTGGACCAGTGTTCATTTGAACTGATAAACATCTGTGGCATGATCCAGAATGAGCAAGATGATGCAGACTGGGTTCAAACTCTAAGCAGCCCAGGGACAGAAGACCAAACCCTTGTGGGTCAGTGTAAAG acGCTGGCTATTTCATGTACTTTGACACCTCTGAAGCAGAAGTGGGAAAGAGCGCTATGCTGGAATCTCGTATCCTCTACCCCAAAAGAAACCAACAGTGCCTTCAGTTCTTTTACAAGATGACAGGAACCACTGCTGATAATCTGGTCATCTGGATGAAAACAGACGATGGGACTGGAAATGTCCGTAAAATGAAAAAAGTCTATACCATCCAAG GTGGTAGCAGTGAAACATGGAAAATTGCTCATGTGACCTTGAATGGAAAAGACAAATTCCGCTACATCTTCCAGGGCATAGTGGGATCAAACAAGATGGATGGTGGAATTTACATTGATGACATCTCCCTCACTGAAACCCCGTGTCCCAGTACCACCTGGCAGCTAAGCAACTTCACACACATTCTCCAAACCAGTCCTACTGGACACAACATCACAAGTGAACGGTTTTATAGTGCAGAGGGCTATGCCTATGGGGTTCGTGTCTACCCTAATGGCAAGGACAGCTCCACGCAGGGCTACCTAGGTGTATACTTCCATCTTTGCAGTGGGGAAAATGATGGGGTGCTGGAGTGGCCTGCACAGAACAGGCAGGTCACCGTCACTGCTATGGACCAAGACCCTGATGTGAAACTAAGAATGTCTTCCAGCAGGAGCTTTACAAGCG ATAACACGTGGGTCAAACCAATCACTAACGGAGAGTGGGATGACTCCTGTGAGTGCTTCAGAAGTCAGGAATTTGGATGGAGCACCTTCATCTCACATCAGCAGCTACTGAGGAGAAATTTCCTTAAAAACAACAACCTTATACTGTCCATTGACTTTAATG atttgACAAAATTGATTAGGTCTGAAGTCCAGGTCAGTCTGAAATCTACTGAGACAGTGAAGGAGATCCAGGAAGGACCCGGCATATCTGACAGAAGCTTTGCTGAAACGCCCAAACTCCGTGTGGCCAGGTCGGCTTCGGGCAGCCCTTGTCAGCCTAATCCCTGTCGCAATGGAGGAGCTTGTGTAGACAGACATGGGAAAGCAGTCTGCAG